In Peromyscus maniculatus bairdii isolate BWxNUB_F1_BW_parent chromosome 21, HU_Pman_BW_mat_3.1, whole genome shotgun sequence, one DNA window encodes the following:
- the Tmem217b gene encoding transmembrane protein 217B: MNTRMIAVMAGIFSILNTIQFFIFELNQITHIGFSEDKYSIYLDTDSKVSSWAVVYRHDISTGLSIITIIVSCFFLFCLDKNMFIGLIIYTLWIITYELFSFTMVVLIHGAIKDQFKDLGYLYLLLQISRMILHFTPLPFIVKHSYMLCKDPRTVTLAGRRKCSSISTMDSWPPLYRKTN, encoded by the coding sequence ATGAACACCAGGATGATAGCTGTGATGGCGGGCATCTTCTCTATCCTCAATACCATCCAGTTCTTCATCTTTGAGCTGAATCAGATAACACACATTGGTTTCTCAGAAGACAAATACAGCATCTACCTGGACACAGATTCTAAGGTCTCATCCTGGGCCGTGGTCTACAGGCACGACATCAGCACGGGCCtgtccatcatcaccatcattgtcagctgcttcttcctcttctgcctcgACAAGAACATGTTCATCGGGCTGATCATCTACACCCTGTGGATCATCACTTACGAACTCTTCAGCTTCACCATGGTGGTGCTCATCCACGGCGCCATCAAGGATCAGTTCAAGGACCTGGGCTACCTGTACCTGCTCCTGCAAATCTCCCGCATGATCCTGCACTTCACCCCCCTTCCCTTCATCGTCAAGCACAGCTACATGCTCTGCAAGGACCCCAGGACTGTGACCTTGGCCGGCCGCCGCAAGTGCTCCTCCATCAGCACCATGGACTCCTGGCCACCTTTGTACCGCAAAACAAACTGA
- the Tmem217 gene encoding transmembrane protein 217 has protein sequence MKQQRWYWMSAKTGTVLSGVFSIMATHMHLIFERKHLGGANCTEVLQSQGINIVRQFFICWSFRIVVLLSIVTMAVSCFLLYSVYAQIYGGLMSYTIWIFTYESTNLAIQILTNEFSVALVRAMRWFGWVTRASLHSFCLYFVVSHAQIIYQSKKQGNILSYHRRISLGSRDTTRRKSKILNFIPHYND, from the coding sequence ATGAAGCAGCAGAGATGGTACTGGATGTCAGCGAAGACGGGCACAGTGCTGTCAGGGGTCTTTTCCATCATGGCCACCCACATGCACCTCATCTTCGAGAGGAAGCACCTCGGGGGCGCCAACTGCACAGAGGTCCTCCAGAGTCAGGGTATCAACATAGTGAGGCAATTCTTCATCTGCTGGAGCTTCAGGATCGTCGTCCTCCTGTCCATCGTCACCATGGCGGTCAGCTGCTTCCTCCTGTATTCTGTGTACGCCCAGATTTATGGGGGCCTCATGAGCTACACCATCTGGATCTTCACCTACGAGTCCACCAACCTGGCCATCCAGATTCTCACCAATGAGTTCAGCGTGGCTCTGGTCAGAGCCATGCGCTGGTTTGGCTGGGTGACCCGTGCGTCCCTACACAGCTTCTGTCTGTACTTTGTCGTCTCCCATGCCCAAATCATCTACCAGAGCAAAAAACAGGGCAACATACTCTCTTACCATAGGCGGATctctttgggaagcagagacacaaCACGGCGGAAATCAAAGATTCTCAATTTTATCCCCCATTACAATGATTAA